The following coding sequences lie in one Deltaproteobacteria bacterium genomic window:
- a CDS encoding TetR/AcrR family transcriptional regulator, producing the protein MGIRERKEREKKARRRAILEAAKAVFFERGFMGSTMDQIAKKAEISKGTLYLYFPGKEELYVSILLEGLELLHARFKEAVKGAVTWEDQLRRIGRAYYRFYLEHRPYFKILFLLHHGELASSVSQDLFLQCDRQGMACLEYVAEAIREGISKGALVDQDPMDLALLTWGSFNGIVLLLEEEEHRKFFQSPPDQVIQAGMELILRGLRKGT; encoded by the coding sequence ATGGGAATCAGGGAACGAAAGGAAAGGGAAAAGAAAGCGAGACGCCGGGCCATCCTGGAGGCCGCCAAGGCGGTCTTCTTCGAGCGGGGTTTCATGGGGAGCACCATGGACCAGATCGCGAAGAAGGCCGAGATCAGCAAAGGCACCCTGTACCTCTATTTCCCGGGCAAAGAAGAGCTTTACGTTTCCATCCTCCTGGAGGGGCTGGAGCTGCTGCATGCCCGGTTCAAGGAGGCCGTCAAGGGGGCAGTAACCTGGGAAGACCAACTCCGGAGGATCGGCCGGGCCTATTACCGCTTCTACCTGGAACACAGGCCCTATTTCAAGATCCTCTTCCTCCTTCATCACGGAGAACTGGCCTCATCCGTGTCCCAGGATCTCTTCCTCCAGTGTGACCGGCAGGGCATGGCCTGTCTCGAATACGTCGCAGAGGCCATTCGGGAAGGCATCAGTAAAGGGGCCCTCGTGGATCAGGATCCCATGGATCTGGCCCTCCTTACCTGGGGCTCCTTCAATGGGATCGTTCTGCTCCTGGAAGAGGAAGAACACAGGAAATTTTTTCAAAGTCCCCCGGACCAGGTGATTCAAGCCGGCATGGAATTGATCCTGAGGGGGTTGAGGAAGGGAACCTAG